One window of Mangrovibacterium diazotrophicum genomic DNA carries:
- a CDS encoding glycosyltransferase family 9 protein, translating to MTKILVYRFSAMGDVVMLLPVLKGLLDSNPKLEIYLLTRPFLFPVFEGIDRLHLVAADLKGKHKGARGLFRLYRQLKKEINPDHVFDLHQVLRTHILNFYFRRGGYSVHKLNKGRAEKKHAVKTKSHETLPSSIDRYAAAFSSAGFRFILPPPPLFPIGLRSEALGLLKIDAAETKVLVGIAPFAKHKQKVWGVEKTRELISLLQRIPNSKVVLFGGGKEEMEILDDLASAFPNCVVAGRYVKLADEVKLLPLIDLMVSMDSANMHLAAMAGIPVVSVWGATHPSLGFAPYHQPDENMIQYRGDALRCRPCSVFGNKKCIYGDVRCMKYISVNQVAERVGFLLDHPLQR from the coding sequence ATGACGAAAATTTTGGTGTATCGTTTTTCGGCGATGGGGGACGTGGTGATGTTGCTCCCGGTTTTGAAAGGTTTGCTCGATTCGAACCCGAAACTGGAGATTTACCTGCTGACCCGTCCTTTTCTTTTTCCTGTATTCGAAGGAATAGACCGACTGCATTTGGTGGCTGCCGATTTGAAAGGCAAGCACAAGGGAGCGCGCGGTTTGTTCAGACTTTACCGACAGTTGAAAAAGGAAATCAATCCCGACCATGTTTTCGATTTGCACCAGGTTTTGCGTACGCACATTCTCAATTTTTATTTTCGGCGCGGTGGCTATTCGGTTCATAAACTGAATAAGGGGCGAGCAGAGAAGAAGCATGCCGTGAAGACCAAGTCGCACGAAACACTGCCTTCGTCAATAGATCGCTACGCAGCTGCTTTTTCCAGCGCAGGCTTTCGTTTCATCCTTCCGCCTCCTCCGCTGTTCCCAATTGGCTTAAGGAGCGAAGCGCTCGGATTGCTGAAAATCGATGCTGCCGAGACAAAAGTGCTGGTTGGAATTGCACCTTTTGCCAAGCACAAACAGAAAGTCTGGGGTGTTGAAAAGACCCGTGAGCTGATTTCGTTGTTACAGCGAATCCCCAATTCGAAAGTCGTTTTATTTGGGGGCGGGAAGGAAGAGATGGAGATTTTAGACGATTTGGCGTCGGCGTTCCCGAACTGTGTAGTTGCCGGGCGGTACGTCAAACTGGCTGATGAAGTCAAGTTGTTGCCCCTGATTGATTTGATGGTTTCAATGGACTCGGCCAATATGCACCTGGCGGCAATGGCCGGAATTCCGGTTGTTTCGGTCTGGGGAGCGACGCATCCATCGCTTGGTTTCGCGCCTTATCACCAGCCCGATGAAAACATGATTCAATACAGAGGTGATGCACTGCGTTGTCGTCCGTGTTCTGTATTCGGGAATAAGAAGTGTATTTACGGCGATGTTCGCTGCATGAAATACATCTCGGTAAACCAGGTCGCAGAGCGAGTCGGTTTTCTGCTGGACCATCCGCTTCAACGCTGA
- a CDS encoding CHAD domain-containing protein: MANSLAETYRRHAEDFWENLQKCVSLVNDKDIHQLRLSVKHMRAIFKLAGFFKEWPYHFTLEFGEVHEIFEIAGRLREIQMNRKILGKLKEMDLSNYKMALIDQETQCKRELLELLENFSTDRYGQVTEYFTALIETIEEDKLLSDTEHFIQQQEQQIAELRAISTGFENYHRIRKHLKQIGIVLRYASDKAESPRNQIYRSEFDKLETMLGSWHDTEVFKNSIQQFAESTTDKPNKEIAKELILLLTEANKLCATEIGGLLDKLIRHRENQR, translated from the coding sequence ATGGCAAACAGTTTGGCTGAAACATACAGGCGACATGCAGAAGACTTTTGGGAAAACCTGCAAAAATGCGTTTCGTTAGTGAATGACAAGGATATTCACCAACTGCGTTTGTCTGTAAAGCATATGCGGGCCATTTTTAAGCTGGCAGGATTTTTCAAAGAATGGCCGTATCATTTTACATTGGAATTTGGTGAAGTGCACGAGATTTTCGAGATCGCCGGACGACTTCGGGAGATTCAGATGAATCGGAAAATACTCGGAAAACTGAAAGAAATGGATCTTTCTAACTACAAAATGGCCCTGATTGACCAGGAGACGCAATGTAAAAGGGAACTATTGGAATTATTGGAGAACTTTTCGACTGATCGGTACGGACAAGTAACAGAATACTTCACTGCGCTTATCGAGACCATTGAGGAAGACAAATTGTTATCGGATACCGAGCATTTCATTCAGCAGCAGGAACAACAAATAGCAGAGCTTAGAGCTATTTCAACGGGTTTCGAAAATTATCACCGGATTCGGAAACACTTGAAACAAATTGGGATTGTGCTACGCTACGCGTCTGACAAAGCAGAATCTCCGCGCAATCAAATCTATCGATCCGAATTTGATAAATTAGAAACAATGCTTGGCTCATGGCACGATACGGAAGTCTTTAAAAACTCAATTCAGCAGTTTGCCGAATCCACAACCGACAAACCAAACAAGGAGATAGCGAAGGAATTAATTTTGCTGCTAACGGAAGCAAACAAGCTGTGCGCAACTGAAATTGGCGGGCTACTGGATAAACTGATCCGCCATCGCGAAAATCAGCGTTGA
- a CDS encoding glycosyltransferase family 2 protein has translation MVKLSVIIVNYRGWKHLGNCLESLQGVASAQNELEVIVVDNCSNDGKLDEFKQLFPFVRFILNSGNNGFSNGCNVGAAHASGSYFLFMNSDIIANKEAIWGMLEELTTRPNIMLLSCRQKNNAGKEENPYNLFPDLATLNGIPRSIYKKVHKRELAEKHASTKELIFPDWVSGSVMMISADHFRQTGGWCEDYWLYYEDVELCRRVCDLGGKVALTNKFSMIHNHGGATRINPKTAALTKAEVRISKHVYVSRHFTGLKAFVMHLFTIIGGLIGKLLPALLSIPFFFNRKLRAYGRLYVRLLTYYFNAIVNRSWMSPRAMNFKK, from the coding sequence GTGGTCAAACTATCAGTCATCATTGTAAACTACCGCGGGTGGAAACATCTCGGCAACTGTCTGGAATCGTTGCAGGGAGTCGCTTCTGCGCAAAATGAATTGGAGGTGATTGTTGTAGATAATTGTTCCAATGACGGTAAATTGGACGAGTTTAAGCAGCTGTTCCCCTTTGTCCGTTTCATTTTGAATAGCGGGAACAATGGTTTTTCAAATGGCTGCAATGTCGGAGCGGCTCATGCTTCCGGTTCGTATTTCCTGTTTATGAATTCGGACATCATCGCCAACAAAGAAGCAATATGGGGCATGTTGGAGGAATTGACGACTCGGCCCAATATCATGTTGTTGTCTTGTCGTCAGAAAAATAATGCAGGCAAGGAGGAGAATCCGTACAACCTGTTTCCCGATTTGGCAACACTCAACGGAATTCCGCGATCCATCTATAAAAAGGTGCATAAGCGGGAATTGGCTGAAAAGCATGCGAGCACGAAAGAGCTGATCTTCCCCGATTGGGTATCCGGTTCGGTGATGATGATCTCTGCGGATCACTTCAGGCAGACCGGAGGGTGGTGTGAAGATTACTGGCTGTACTACGAAGATGTAGAGTTGTGTCGCAGGGTGTGTGATCTCGGGGGAAAGGTGGCCTTGACAAACAAATTCTCGATGATCCACAATCATGGTGGTGCCACCCGGATCAATCCTAAAACGGCAGCGCTGACTAAGGCTGAAGTGCGCATCTCGAAGCATGTTTACGTGTCCCGTCATTTCACAGGGCTGAAAGCTTTTGTAATGCACCTGTTTACCATCATTGGTGGATTGATTGGAAAACTGTTGCCGGCTTTGCTGAGTATTCCTTTTTTTTTCAACCGAAAACTACGGGCATACGGGCGTTTGTACGTTCGTTTGCTGACTTATTACTTCAATGCAATTGTAAATCGCAGTTGGATGAGTCCCCGCGCGATGAACTTCAAAAAATGA
- a CDS encoding AIR synthase-related protein, giving the protein MAEITENKEVFSIDQIEEPKDIHEIVFNLMVNPNLAPVNYFNDFSEEGVELESLADEDTDDAGIFTTDSGQVMSMTTHAFHHHLEANPKAATEILISRAARRMICFGAKPQAVSAFLYHINIADPNGQFIASGAKKGLENAATKFGIKVSDRKIRFDHYTTHGPAMPTIIISMMGSVDDKDKVLTHQFKSKGNNIFMIGQSYDDINSSEYLEFYHEMVDSDLPVFDIDTEAKLHEVMCGLIQKSLISSASPVGKGGLFFSLLRAGMPAKLGFDITTDAEIRRDAFLFGESMGRLIVGVPQDKADDFVDYMSTTKLPFFTLGHVTKGEIRIDDESFGFIDKMNPLA; this is encoded by the coding sequence ATGGCTGAAATTACTGAAAATAAAGAGGTATTCTCAATCGATCAGATTGAAGAGCCCAAAGATATTCATGAAATTGTTTTTAACCTAATGGTGAATCCGAATTTGGCACCGGTTAATTATTTCAACGATTTTAGTGAAGAAGGTGTTGAGCTTGAAAGTTTAGCGGATGAAGACACCGACGATGCCGGTATTTTTACGACCGACAGCGGACAGGTGATGTCGATGACAACGCATGCTTTTCATCACCACCTGGAAGCAAACCCGAAAGCAGCCACTGAGATTCTGATCAGCCGTGCAGCCCGCCGGATGATTTGCTTTGGTGCAAAGCCGCAAGCTGTAAGTGCATTCCTTTACCATATTAATATTGCTGACCCGAACGGCCAGTTCATTGCATCCGGTGCGAAAAAAGGGCTGGAAAACGCAGCGACTAAGTTTGGGATTAAAGTCTCTGATCGCAAAATACGCTTCGACCATTACACGACTCATGGCCCGGCGATGCCAACAATCATCATCAGCATGATGGGAAGTGTGGACGACAAAGACAAGGTGTTGACTCACCAGTTTAAATCGAAAGGCAATAATATCTTTATGATCGGACAATCCTACGACGATATCAACTCATCAGAATACCTGGAATTTTACCACGAGATGGTTGATTCAGATTTGCCTGTTTTCGACATCGATACCGAAGCCAAACTGCACGAAGTGATGTGCGGCCTGATTCAAAAAAGCTTGATCAGCTCGGCCAGCCCCGTTGGAAAAGGTGGTTTGTTCTTCTCATTGTTACGCGCTGGCATGCCGGCAAAGCTTGGTTTCGACATTACAACAGATGCTGAAATCAGACGCGATGCCTTCCTGTTTGGCGAATCGATGGGACGATTGATCGTTGGGGTGCCGCAGGACAAAGCCGATGACTTTGTTGACTACATGAGCACGACTAAATTGCCGTTCTTCACCTTGGGGCACGTAACCAAAGGTGAAATCCGAATCGATGACGAATCATTCGGCTTTATTGACAAAATGAATCCTCTAGCTTAG
- a CDS encoding cation:proton antiporter, whose protein sequence is MNVVLSVGVLIFTGYILGELAGKVKLPKISGYILAGILLNPDLSGIMSSDFVDHTDPLLSISLSFITFSIGGSLSAQKLKATGKTVFSLTLLESLFAFASTFIFIFLALQFIIPRFESVYIALAVSLVLASLAAPTDPSATLAVIHEYQAKGEVSSTMLEIAAFDDLVGIVIYTLVTSFATFFLGKNSLEFGDVMQELGKGIGGALLIGTLIGLLFNFVVKIFTKQPEGTLIVLTFGLVSLSYGISEYLGFESLLSTMALGAVVANLNPIADKIFKLIERYTDELIFVVFFTLSGLHLQLSSITGSFLLIVIYIVARAIGKFGGIYTGGLFFNLSPNVKKYTGGGLLPQGGIVIGLALLLTKQDGFKDTASMIMGIVIGAALIHEIIGPIASRYSLKKAGEIE, encoded by the coding sequence ATGAATGTTGTGTTGAGCGTAGGAGTACTCATCTTTACGGGTTATATTTTGGGTGAACTCGCAGGAAAGGTGAAGCTGCCCAAAATATCAGGTTATATTTTGGCCGGAATTCTTCTTAATCCGGATCTGTCGGGGATCATGTCGAGCGATTTTGTGGATCACACTGATCCGTTGCTTTCGATTTCCCTGTCGTTTATAACTTTTTCGATTGGCGGTTCATTGTCTGCTCAGAAGTTGAAAGCGACGGGTAAAACCGTGTTCTCACTTACTTTGCTGGAGTCGCTTTTCGCGTTTGCCAGTACATTCATCTTCATATTTCTGGCGCTTCAATTTATAATCCCGCGTTTCGAATCGGTATACATTGCCTTGGCGGTAAGCCTTGTGTTGGCATCATTGGCTGCACCAACCGATCCTTCGGCTACGCTGGCAGTTATTCACGAGTACCAGGCCAAAGGTGAAGTCAGTTCAACCATGTTGGAGATCGCCGCATTCGACGACTTGGTTGGAATCGTCATTTACACGCTGGTCACTTCTTTTGCAACTTTCTTTTTGGGGAAGAATAGTCTTGAGTTTGGCGACGTTATGCAGGAGCTTGGAAAAGGAATTGGAGGTGCGCTGCTTATCGGGACCCTCATCGGATTGCTATTCAACTTCGTTGTTAAGATATTCACCAAACAACCCGAGGGGACACTGATTGTGCTGACCTTTGGTTTGGTATCGCTGAGTTACGGTATCTCCGAGTATTTAGGGTTCGAGTCTCTGCTTTCCACGATGGCTCTGGGGGCTGTGGTCGCTAATCTCAATCCGATTGCAGATAAAATATTTAAGTTGATTGAACGATACACTGACGAGCTGATTTTCGTAGTCTTCTTTACCTTGTCGGGCTTGCATTTGCAACTATCGTCAATCACAGGCAGTTTTCTGCTGATTGTCATTTACATTGTTGCCCGGGCAATTGGTAAATTTGGCGGAATTTATACCGGAGGTCTCTTTTTCAACCTTAGTCCAAACGTAAAGAAGTATACCGGTGGCGGGCTTTTACCACAAGGAGGTATTGTTATTGGTTTGGCGCTTTTACTGACCAAACAAGACGGATTCAAGGATACAGCCTCGATGATTATGGGAATTGTAATTGGTGCAGCGTTGATTCACGAAATTATTGGCCCGATCGCCTCCCGCTATTCTTTGAAAAAGGCTGGTGAGATTGAATGA
- a CDS encoding DUF6165 family protein: MKIEVSNGEIADKLTIIEIKLENIKDEKKLVNLKAEFAVLDEAVSKIIAKDHPLYQELLTINKQLWDIEDRIRELEKAKDFGAEFIEVARSVYFTNDKRSEVKRKINELTGSSLIEEKSYEDYA, from the coding sequence ATGAAGATAGAAGTATCAAATGGCGAAATCGCTGATAAATTGACGATTATTGAAATCAAACTGGAAAATATCAAGGACGAAAAGAAATTGGTAAACCTGAAGGCTGAATTCGCTGTTTTGGACGAAGCAGTGAGCAAAATTATTGCGAAAGACCATCCGCTTTATCAAGAGCTTTTAACGATCAACAAGCAGTTGTGGGATATTGAGGACCGGATCCGCGAATTGGAAAAAGCAAAAGATTTTGGCGCCGAATTTATCGAGGTGGCTCGTTCGGTATACTTTACCAATGACAAACGTTCGGAGGTGAAGCGCAAAATTAACGAGCTGACCGGTTCGTCGTTAATTGAAGAAAAATCATACGAAGATTACGCATAG
- a CDS encoding Ldh family oxidoreductase produces the protein MTISASYLKEFTKQVFVKMGCPEAQAEVAANCLNQADLRGVDSHGVARLSGYIRLWEQKRLNATPNMKIVHETPSTAVLDGDLGLGLVTAPEAMRIAMEKAKTAGSGWVAVKNSNHFGIAGFHAMMALEEDMIGFALTNASPLVSPTFSRSRYLGTNPIAVAIPAATEPPLVIDMATTTVANGKLEVLQRKGEEMPIGWAQDKDGNPTTDPTILKQGGSMLPLGGDRQHGGHKGYCLGAWVDIFSAVLSGANYGPWVPPFVAFLDPPANPVGDGIGHFVGAWRVDAFRPADEFKAHMDNWIKTFRSAEVSDGQERVLVPGDPEREMTEERLKNGVPVQQAVIDDLKSLAEKFGLNFEPK, from the coding sequence ATGACGATATCTGCATCATACCTGAAGGAATTTACCAAACAGGTTTTTGTAAAAATGGGTTGCCCCGAAGCTCAGGCTGAGGTGGCTGCCAACTGCTTAAATCAAGCCGACTTGCGCGGAGTCGACTCACACGGGGTTGCACGCCTGAGCGGCTATATTCGTTTGTGGGAACAAAAGCGTTTGAATGCTACCCCAAACATGAAAATCGTACATGAAACACCATCAACCGCTGTGTTGGACGGTGATTTGGGTTTGGGTTTAGTTACCGCCCCCGAAGCCATGCGCATTGCCATGGAAAAAGCAAAAACAGCCGGTAGTGGCTGGGTAGCCGTGAAAAACTCGAACCACTTTGGTATTGCCGGCTTTCACGCCATGATGGCTTTGGAAGAAGACATGATCGGCTTCGCACTAACCAATGCGAGCCCATTGGTGTCGCCAACATTTTCGCGAAGCCGCTACCTGGGAACAAACCCCATCGCCGTAGCCATTCCTGCTGCCACCGAACCACCATTGGTGATTGACATGGCAACAACAACAGTTGCCAATGGCAAACTGGAAGTATTGCAACGTAAAGGCGAAGAAATGCCCATTGGCTGGGCCCAGGACAAAGACGGGAATCCAACAACAGATCCGACGATTTTAAAACAAGGCGGCTCCATGTTGCCTCTTGGCGGCGACCGCCAGCACGGAGGTCATAAGGGTTATTGTTTGGGTGCTTGGGTTGATATCTTCTCGGCGGTGTTATCGGGTGCCAACTACGGCCCTTGGGTACCGCCATTTGTTGCCTTCCTCGATCCTCCGGCAAACCCGGTTGGCGACGGAATTGGCCACTTTGTTGGTGCATGGCGCGTTGACGCCTTCCGCCCGGCCGACGAATTCAAAGCACACATGGACAACTGGATTAAAACCTTCCGGAGCGCTGAAGTTTCCGATGGACAAGAGCGTGTTCTTGTGCCCGGTGATCCTGAACGCGAGATGACTGAAGAACGTTTGAAAAACGGTGTTCCGGTGCAACAGGCTGTGATTGACGACCTCAAATCACTCGCTGAAAAGTTCGGACTGAATTTCGAGCCGAAATAA
- the katG gene encoding catalase/peroxidase HPI, whose translation MENKTNPHTSAYDMNSESKCPVTGAHGKHTAGGGTSNRDWWPNQLNLNILRQNSSLSNPMGEDFNYAEEFKSLDLAAVKKDLEKLMTDSKEWWPADFGHYGPFFIRMAWHSAGTYRTGDGRGGAGAGQQRFAPLNSWPDNVSLDKARRLIWPIKQKYGKKISWADLIILTGNVALESMGFKTFGFGGGREDVWEPEVDVYWGAEKEWLATSEKPDSRYSGDRDLENPLAAVQMGLIYVNPEGPDGNPDPIAAAKDIRETFARMAMNDEETVALIAGGHTFGKTHGAGDAALVGPEPEAAPMEEQGLGWRSSFGSGKGGDTITSGLEVTWTKTPTKWSNNFFENLFDYEWELTKSPAGAHQWKPRGQAGAGSVPHAHDPEKRIAPSMLTTDLSLRFDPIYEKISRRFYENPDEFADAFARAWFKLTHRDMGPRVRYLGPEVPTEDLLWQDPIPEVTHQLVDKKDIADLKAKVLASGLSVSQLVSTAWASASTFRGSDKRGGANGARIRLAPQKDWEVNNPAELSKILGILEGIQADFNKAQTGDKMISLADMIVLAGCAGVEQAAKNAGFDITVPFAPGRADTTQELTDVEAFDVLEPEADGFRNYLKRKFSIPAEKLLIDRAQLLTLTAPEMTVLIGGMRVLGTNFGGTKHGVFTDSVGSLTNDFFVNLLNMDTVWKPTSDDRDLFEGCDRKTGELKYTASRIDLVFGSNSELRALAEVYGCTDSLGKFVCDFVAAWDKVMNLDRFDLK comes from the coding sequence ATGGAAAACAAGACAAATCCTCACACATCTGCCTACGACATGAATAGTGAAAGCAAATGCCCGGTTACAGGAGCTCACGGAAAACACACCGCAGGTGGCGGAACTTCGAACCGCGACTGGTGGCCTAACCAATTGAATTTAAATATTCTTCGCCAAAACTCATCCCTATCAAACCCGATGGGCGAAGATTTCAATTACGCTGAAGAATTTAAAAGCCTCGACTTAGCGGCTGTAAAAAAAGACCTGGAGAAACTGATGACAGACTCTAAGGAATGGTGGCCGGCCGATTTTGGGCATTATGGACCTTTCTTCATCCGCATGGCCTGGCACAGTGCCGGAACCTACCGTACCGGTGATGGCCGAGGTGGTGCCGGAGCCGGACAACAGCGTTTTGCTCCGCTGAACAGCTGGCCCGACAACGTCAGCCTCGACAAGGCCAGACGGTTGATTTGGCCGATCAAACAAAAATATGGCAAGAAAATATCCTGGGCCGACCTAATCATCTTGACTGGGAACGTCGCACTGGAATCGATGGGCTTTAAAACCTTTGGTTTTGGCGGTGGCCGCGAGGATGTTTGGGAACCTGAAGTTGACGTTTACTGGGGAGCCGAAAAAGAATGGCTGGCAACCAGCGAAAAACCGGATAGCCGCTATTCGGGCGACCGCGACCTGGAGAACCCATTGGCTGCCGTACAAATGGGCTTGATTTACGTGAACCCGGAAGGGCCCGACGGCAATCCCGACCCGATTGCTGCTGCAAAAGATATTCGTGAGACATTTGCCCGCATGGCGATGAACGACGAAGAAACCGTTGCATTAATTGCCGGTGGTCACACTTTCGGAAAAACACACGGTGCCGGCGACGCTGCCCTTGTTGGGCCGGAGCCGGAAGCTGCCCCAATGGAAGAACAAGGACTGGGCTGGAGAAGCAGTTTCGGTTCAGGAAAAGGAGGCGACACCATTACCAGTGGGCTGGAAGTTACCTGGACTAAAACACCGACCAAATGGAGCAACAACTTCTTTGAAAACCTCTTTGACTACGAATGGGAATTAACCAAAAGCCCGGCCGGAGCACACCAGTGGAAACCAAGAGGACAAGCAGGCGCAGGAAGCGTTCCTCATGCCCACGATCCAGAAAAACGGATTGCACCGTCGATGCTGACCACCGACCTTTCACTCCGGTTTGATCCAATCTACGAAAAGATATCACGCCGTTTCTACGAAAACCCGGATGAGTTTGCCGACGCCTTTGCCCGCGCCTGGTTCAAATTGACTCACCGTGACATGGGACCACGCGTCCGCTACCTCGGCCCGGAAGTTCCTACAGAAGATTTGTTGTGGCAAGACCCGATTCCGGAAGTCACCCATCAGCTTGTTGACAAAAAAGATATCGCCGACCTAAAAGCCAAAGTATTGGCTTCAGGCTTATCGGTTTCGCAACTGGTATCAACAGCCTGGGCGTCGGCTTCAACTTTCCGTGGGTCCGACAAACGAGGTGGTGCCAACGGTGCACGCATTCGTTTAGCACCGCAAAAAGACTGGGAAGTCAATAACCCTGCTGAACTGAGTAAAATACTCGGAATCCTCGAAGGTATCCAAGCGGATTTCAACAAAGCCCAAACCGGTGACAAAATGATTTCGCTTGCCGATATGATTGTTTTAGCCGGATGTGCTGGCGTTGAGCAGGCTGCTAAAAACGCTGGATTCGATATCACTGTACCTTTTGCTCCGGGACGTGCGGACACCACCCAGGAACTGACCGATGTGGAAGCATTTGATGTTCTGGAGCCCGAAGCTGACGGATTCCGGAATTACCTGAAACGGAAGTTCTCAATTCCGGCAGAGAAACTATTGATCGACCGGGCTCAATTGCTGACGTTGACAGCTCCGGAAATGACCGTTTTGATCGGAGGTATGCGTGTTCTGGGCACCAATTTTGGTGGAACAAAACACGGTGTTTTCACCGATAGCGTCGGATCATTAACCAACGATTTCTTTGTCAACCTGCTTAATATGGACACTGTTTGGAAGCCCACAAGTGACGATAGAGATCTGTTTGAAGGCTGCGACCGCAAAACCGGAGAGTTGAAATATACGGCATCCCGTATTGACCTGGTTTTCGGGTCGAACTCGGAATTGCGGGCACTCGCAGAAGTATATGGCTGCACGGATTCTCTTGGAAAATTCGTCTGCGATTTTGTGGCCGCCTGGGACAAAGTGATGAACCTTGACCGATTCGATCTGAAATAG
- a CDS encoding sensor histidine kinase: MPKPEKYRKLKNTGHILFWIASLVFALLSFDIVSEHKLNISPDLILKAIILNMGFALSVYINFYLLIPRFLKNQKYIFYTFWLILTLFVASLAASLILSWVDQRNFTRLLLSANFFTSAGYVLITSLAKFLADWIELQDIWLRYNKAERQRLEAELKTLKAQINPHFLFNSLNNIYSLALIKSDKTPHLILKLSDLMRHVLYESRENFIPLKKEISFVTNFIELQRIRLSEQVKIRYELKGEVSERKIMPLIFEPFLDNAFKHGPKTSTDDVFIDIRLDIRQDDLTFEVRNSCNPEMIGKAKGAHGVGLENVGQRLEMLYGSKDYKLDINTAENVFAVKLNVKLK; this comes from the coding sequence ATGCCTAAACCCGAAAAATACCGCAAACTCAAAAATACAGGCCATATCCTGTTTTGGATCGCTAGTCTGGTCTTTGCCCTTCTTTCGTTCGATATTGTTTCGGAACACAAACTCAATATCTCCCCGGATTTAATTCTCAAGGCAATTATTTTGAACATGGGCTTTGCGCTCTCCGTCTACATCAACTTTTACCTGCTTATCCCGCGGTTCCTTAAAAATCAAAAATACATCTTTTATACCTTCTGGTTAATCCTGACTTTGTTTGTGGCATCGTTGGCTGCAAGTCTGATCCTGTCGTGGGTTGACCAGCGAAATTTTACCCGGCTCCTGCTCTCTGCCAATTTTTTCACGTCGGCAGGCTACGTTTTGATTACTTCGCTGGCTAAGTTCCTGGCCGACTGGATCGAGCTTCAGGATATTTGGTTACGCTACAACAAGGCCGAACGGCAACGCCTGGAGGCAGAGCTGAAAACACTGAAAGCACAAATCAATCCGCACTTCCTTTTCAATAGTTTGAATAACATTTACTCGCTCGCTTTGATCAAGTCCGACAAGACCCCTCACCTGATTTTGAAACTGTCGGATTTAATGCGACACGTGCTTTACGAATCGCGCGAAAACTTCATTCCGCTAAAAAAAGAGATTTCATTTGTAACAAATTTTATTGAATTGCAACGTATTAGACTGAGTGAACAGGTAAAAATCCGATATGAACTGAAAGGAGAAGTGTCGGAGCGAAAGATAATGCCGCTTATTTTCGAGCCGTTTTTGGACAATGCATTCAAGCATGGCCCCAAGACATCAACCGACGATGTTTTTATCGATATTCGGCTCGATATCCGGCAGGACGACCTGACTTTTGAAGTCAGGAACAGTTGCAACCCGGAAATGATCGGCAAAGCGAAAGGTGCCCATGGCGTTGGACTGGAAAATGTGGGCCAACGACTTGAGATGCTATACGGAAGCAAAGACTACAAACTCGATATCAACACTGCAGAAAACGTCTTTGCTGTCAAACTAAACGTAAAATTGAAATAA
- a CDS encoding SDR family NAD(P)-dependent oxidoreductase translates to MTKKIALITGATAGIGLETARILAKNNYNLILTGRRLERLEEIKQELTLEGAAVILLHFDIRQKAEVDSALDSIPGNWRKIDVLVNNAGLAAGLAPINSADVADWEQMIDTNVKGLLYVSRTVSNWMIAQKSGHIISISSIAGKEAYPNGTVYCGTKHAVSAISKAMRIELAPHNVKVSTVCPGAVETEFSLVRFKGDEERAAKVYEGFTPLFAQDIAETIYFIVSRPAHVNIDDILVMPTAQSSARDFVRE, encoded by the coding sequence ATGACAAAGAAAATCGCCTTAATAACCGGAGCAACAGCAGGAATTGGACTTGAAACAGCCCGTATTCTGGCAAAAAACAACTACAACCTGATCCTTACCGGGCGTCGTCTGGAGCGTTTGGAAGAAATCAAACAAGAACTCACGCTGGAAGGCGCTGCTGTGATCTTGCTTCATTTCGACATTCGCCAAAAGGCAGAGGTCGACAGCGCTTTGGATTCGATTCCTGGGAACTGGCGCAAAATTGACGTGCTGGTCAATAATGCAGGTTTAGCTGCCGGTTTAGCCCCAATCAACAGTGCCGACGTTGCCGACTGGGAACAGATGATCGACACCAATGTAAAGGGGCTCCTTTACGTTTCACGCACCGTTTCGAACTGGATGATTGCACAAAAGAGCGGCCACATTATCAGCATCAGCTCCATAGCCGGCAAAGAAGCCTACCCCAACGGAACCGTTTATTGCGGAACAAAACACGCTGTGTCGGCCATTAGCAAAGCAATGCGCATTGAACTGGCTCCGCACAACGTGAAAGTGAGCACGGTTTGCCCGGGAGCAGTCGAAACCGAGTTCTCGCTGGTACGTTTTAAAGGCGATGAAGAACGAGCTGCCAAAGTTTACGAAGGCTTCACGCCCCTGTTCGCGCAGGATATTGCTGAAACCATCTACTTTATTGTTTCACGTCCGGCACATGTCAATATCGACGATATCCTGGTGATGCCAACCGCCCAGTCGTCGGCTAGGGATTTTGTAAGAGAATAA